A single region of the Acinetobacter sp. WCHA45 genome encodes:
- a CDS encoding MFS transporter has product MSDIVKTHIEYGSKSFTAILWSLFFAGFASFSSLYCVQPMMPIFAKFFQVTPTHSSFPLSFSTIALAIGLLFTGFISDRYGRKRIMVFALFFVSVLLLISASFPIWEIFLTTRIFIGLAVSGVAAVAMTYIGEEIAQKDIGFAMGLYISGTAIGGMGGRLIAGVLVDFISWQSATYIIGFLNLIIACLFYFLLPKSQHFKPYPFRFSRFKDAFEQNLRDSKLRILFAQGFILMGCLVTVFNYISYHLLEAPFHLSQAWIGVISIAYLAGIYSSPKAARWGYQYGRAKVLPFLLFSMMVGLFITLIPLLWAILLGLTIFTFSFFAAHSTASSWVSVQAVQYRAVASSLYLFCYYIGSSLLGSSGGLVWEHFGWIGINLSVGVVLVIGFALAIHLMKNETKTTNKVA; this is encoded by the coding sequence ATGTCGGACATTGTCAAAACCCATATTGAATATGGTTCAAAATCGTTTACCGCGATTTTATGGTCTTTGTTCTTTGCTGGTTTTGCTTCCTTTTCATCCTTGTACTGTGTACAGCCAATGATGCCGATCTTTGCAAAATTCTTTCAGGTCACACCAACGCACAGTAGTTTCCCTTTATCTTTTTCAACCATTGCACTCGCGATTGGTTTGTTGTTCACAGGATTCATATCTGATCGTTATGGACGCAAAAGGATTATGGTGTTTGCCTTATTTTTTGTTTCCGTATTATTGCTAATTAGTGCTTCATTTCCGATTTGGGAAATTTTTCTGACTACTCGTATTTTTATTGGCTTAGCTGTGAGTGGTGTCGCAGCGGTTGCAATGACTTATATCGGGGAGGAGATCGCACAAAAAGATATCGGTTTTGCCATGGGGCTGTATATTTCAGGTACGGCAATTGGTGGAATGGGGGGGCGTTTAATCGCTGGGGTTTTAGTTGATTTTATTTCTTGGCAATCTGCTACTTATATTATTGGTTTTCTAAATCTGATTATCGCTTGTTTATTCTATTTTTTATTGCCCAAATCTCAGCACTTTAAACCGTATCCCTTTCGGTTTTCTCGCTTTAAGGATGCATTTGAGCAGAACTTAAGAGATTCAAAATTAAGGATTTTATTTGCCCAAGGTTTTATCTTAATGGGCTGTTTAGTGACAGTATTTAACTACATTAGCTATCATTTATTAGAAGCACCATTTCACTTATCACAAGCATGGATTGGTGTGATTTCGATTGCTTATCTTGCTGGAATTTATAGTTCACCGAAAGCTGCGCGATGGGGGTATCAATATGGTCGAGCAAAAGTGCTGCCTTTTTTATTATTTAGCATGATGGTTGGTCTGTTCATTACGCTTATTCCTTTGCTTTGGGCAATTTTACTGGGATTGACGATTTTCACTTTTTCATTTTTTGCGGCACATTCGACAGCCAGTAGTTGGGTCTCCGTTCAGGCGGTACAATATCGGGCAGTTGCTTCTTCGCTGTATTTATTTTGCTATTACATCGGCTCAAGTTTGCTTGGGAGTAGTGGTGGTTTGGTCTGGGAGCATTTTGGATGGATTGGAATTAATTTGAGTGTCGGAGTGGTCTTAGTGATTGGTTTTGCGCTCGCGATACACTTAATGAAAAACGAAACTAAAACAACAAATAAAGTCGCATAA
- a CDS encoding lytic transglycosylase domain-containing protein, which produces MTACSSLSGSFANRSTQLSSGLQNAYSVSPNTANRLSPMIVQSAERYDVSPTLLAALIRQESNYNSSARSPTGAIGLTQIVSTHWRESCPGNLYDENTNINCGAYILSTYYKSAGSWSKAVAYYNVGPSGYERSFWTRHKGKKYARSVKRHEKILKKAL; this is translated from the coding sequence ATGACAGCTTGCAGTAGTTTAAGTGGATCATTCGCCAATCGCTCTACTCAGTTGTCATCTGGACTACAAAATGCCTATTCTGTTTCTCCAAATACGGCCAATCGTTTATCTCCTATGATTGTGCAAAGTGCCGAGCGTTATGATGTATCACCCACTTTACTCGCTGCGCTCATTCGCCAAGAATCAAATTATAATAGTTCAGCACGCTCCCCTACAGGTGCGATCGGTTTAACTCAAATAGTTTCGACTCATTGGCGCGAGTCTTGTCCTGGCAATCTTTATGATGAAAATACTAATATTAATTGCGGTGCATATATCCTATCGACCTATTATAAATCTGCAGGCAGTTGGTCAAAGGCCGTAGCGTATTATAATGTTGGGCCATCAGGTTATGAACGGAGTTTTTGGACACGCCATAAAGGTAAAAAGTATGCTCGTTCAGTAAAACGTCATGAAAAAATCTTAAAAAAAGCCCTATAA
- the cysK gene encoding cysteine synthase A, with amino-acid sequence MSTDQQFPTPANLGIAVYANNAEAIGNTPLVRINRLIKSDATVLAKVESRNPAFSVKCRIGAALIADAEKRGVLKAGMHIVEPTSGNTGIALAFVAAAKGYPITLTMPASMSLERRKVLKALGANLVLTEPAKGMKGAVDEAVRLATENPELYFLPQQFENPANPQIHVDTTGPEIWQATNGQVDILVAGVGTGGTITGISRYFEQVQNQPIYSVAVEPAESPIITQTKNGESITPAPHKIQGIGANFIPKNLDLNLVDEVLPVNSADAIEWARKCAMQEGILVGISSGAALAAAAQIAERPENVGKTIVVILPDSGERYLSSVLFEGLFGEA; translated from the coding sequence ATGTCGACCGATCAGCAATTTCCAACGCCTGCCAACCTAGGTATCGCTGTTTATGCAAACAATGCCGAAGCCATTGGTAATACACCCTTAGTTCGTATCAATCGCTTGATTAAATCAGATGCTACAGTATTGGCAAAAGTGGAAAGCCGTAATCCCGCATTTTCAGTAAAATGCCGTATAGGCGCAGCGTTGATTGCGGATGCGGAAAAACGTGGCGTACTGAAAGCAGGGATGCATATTGTTGAGCCAACCAGTGGTAATACAGGTATTGCCTTGGCATTCGTTGCCGCAGCAAAAGGTTATCCGATTACTTTGACCATGCCAGCGAGTATGAGCTTAGAGCGTAGAAAAGTACTTAAAGCTTTAGGGGCAAATTTAGTGCTCACTGAACCAGCAAAGGGTATGAAAGGGGCTGTCGATGAAGCGGTTCGTTTAGCGACTGAGAATCCAGAGCTTTATTTCCTACCGCAACAATTTGAAAATCCAGCCAACCCTCAAATTCATGTTGATACGACTGGTCCTGAAATTTGGCAGGCAACCAATGGACAAGTGGATATCTTAGTTGCGGGTGTTGGTACTGGTGGAACAATTACAGGAATTTCACGTTATTTTGAGCAAGTTCAAAATCAGCCAATTTATTCTGTTGCAGTCGAACCTGCTGAATCTCCAATTATTACCCAAACTAAAAATGGTGAAAGCATCACACCAGCACCGCATAAAATTCAAGGGATTGGTGCGAATTTTATTCCTAAAAACTTAGACCTAAACTTGGTCGATGAAGTGTTGCCAGTGAATAGTGCGGATGCGATTGAGTGGGCAAGAAAATGTGCAATGCAAGAAGGAATTTTAGTGGGTATTTCAAGCGGTGCAGCATTGGCGGCCGCGGCACAAATTGCTGAACGCCCTGAAAATGTAGGCAAAACGATAGTTGTAATTTTACCTGATAGTGGTGAGCGTTATTTGTCTTCGGTGTTATTTGAAGGTTTGTTTGGCGAAGCATAA
- a CDS encoding BCCT family transporter: MPSKPSSQFANVNPNVFLSTVIIIAIFIAIVIIAPSSFEFLTQQLKQWITDSFSWFYVLSVAVFLILLIYIACSASGKIKLGPDHSQPEYSNGSWFAMLFTAGMGIGLMFFGVAEPVMHYVSPPSGDPESIASAQQALRITFFHWGLHAWAIYAVVGLALAYFAYRHNLPLKTRSALYPIIGKKIYSPWGDSIDTFATIGTVFGVATSLGFGVTQINSGLHYLFGVEQSNQVQVGLIVFVSILASMSVFLGLDKGVKRLSELNLVLALVLLAFVFIAGPSIYLLQTTIQNMGSYMSNLFGMTFNLYAYQPNGWIGGWTIMYWAWWISWSPFVGMFIARVSRGRTIREFIVGVLLIPTGFTIIWMGFLGNAALFNIMQEHNVSLIHAVQSDSSVALFEFLNHLPFSGVMSLLATVLVMLFFVTSADSGALVTDYLTAKTENSPTWQRLFWTVLMAALAIILLLVGGLSALQSSIIMSALPFTFIMLLMSWGLLKALKLDVTKMKAIQEARITPRAINNPRSWQQRLGLIMHYPHSETEVQHYIDTQVRKAFESIQREFKRRHLEVEIREIENGLQLHVDHHHEINFTYKVVSHATVPPSFMLGRAEEDEANYFQAEVFLREGGQNYDVMDWTQEDLIQDIIDQYERHLYFLNIVRGSTP; this comes from the coding sequence ATGCCTTCCAAGCCATCTTCGCAGTTTGCGAATGTGAATCCAAACGTGTTTTTAAGCACGGTGATTATCATTGCGATTTTTATCGCAATCGTCATTATCGCACCCAGTTCCTTTGAATTTCTGACACAACAACTGAAGCAATGGATTACAGATTCCTTTAGCTGGTTTTATGTCCTCTCTGTTGCGGTGTTTTTGATTTTACTGATTTATATTGCCTGTTCGGCCAGCGGCAAAATTAAATTAGGACCAGATCATAGCCAACCTGAATATAGCAATGGTTCTTGGTTTGCTATGCTGTTTACCGCAGGTATGGGCATCGGTTTGATGTTCTTCGGTGTTGCAGAACCTGTGATGCACTATGTCAGCCCACCGAGTGGTGATCCTGAAAGTATCGCATCTGCACAACAAGCCTTAAGGATTACCTTTTTCCACTGGGGTTTACATGCATGGGCAATTTACGCCGTGGTCGGATTGGCTTTGGCCTATTTTGCTTATCGTCATAATCTGCCGTTAAAAACCCGTTCCGCCTTATATCCAATTATTGGTAAGAAGATTTACAGTCCTTGGGGCGATAGTATTGATACCTTTGCCACCATTGGCACGGTTTTTGGGGTAGCGACCTCTTTAGGTTTTGGTGTTACTCAGATTAATTCTGGCTTACATTATTTATTTGGAGTGGAGCAAAGTAACCAAGTCCAAGTGGGTTTGATTGTCTTTGTCAGTATTCTCGCTTCAATGTCAGTATTTCTCGGTTTGGATAAAGGCGTAAAACGTCTTTCTGAGCTGAATCTGGTCTTGGCTTTGGTACTTTTAGCCTTTGTATTTATTGCTGGCCCAAGTATCTATCTACTACAAACGACCATTCAAAACATGGGTTCGTATATGTCGAACCTATTTGGTATGACCTTTAACCTCTATGCTTATCAACCGAATGGCTGGATTGGCGGTTGGACTATTATGTATTGGGCTTGGTGGATTTCATGGTCGCCATTTGTGGGGATGTTTATTGCCCGTGTATCACGCGGCCGAACCATCCGTGAGTTTATTGTGGGTGTATTACTGATTCCGACTGGGTTTACCATTATCTGGATGGGCTTTTTAGGTAATGCTGCACTGTTCAATATTATGCAAGAGCATAATGTCAGTTTGATTCATGCAGTACAAAGCGATTCATCTGTAGCTTTATTTGAATTTTTGAATCATTTGCCATTTTCAGGAGTGATGAGTTTATTGGCGACGGTATTGGTGATGCTCTTTTTCGTTACCTCTGCGGATTCGGGTGCGCTGGTTACCGATTATCTCACCGCTAAAACCGAGAATTCTCCAACATGGCAAAGATTATTTTGGACGGTGTTGATGGCCGCATTGGCCATTATTCTGCTGTTGGTGGGTGGTCTATCGGCATTGCAATCTTCCATTATTATGAGTGCATTGCCTTTTACTTTTATTATGTTGCTGATGAGTTGGGGCTTACTCAAAGCCTTGAAGTTAGATGTCACTAAAATGAAGGCCATTCAAGAGGCGCGTATTACTCCACGTGCCATCAATAATCCACGCAGTTGGCAGCAGCGTTTAGGTTTAATTATGCATTATCCGCATAGTGAAACTGAAGTTCAGCACTATATCGACACGCAAGTTCGTAAGGCTTTTGAAAGTATTCAGCGTGAATTCAAACGCCGTCACTTGGAAGTGGAGATACGTGAAATTGAAAATGGTCTGCAACTGCATGTCGATCATCACCATGAAATTAATTTTACCTATAAAGTGGTTTCGCATGCCACTGTTCCACCTAGCTTTATGTTGGGACGAGCAGAAGAAGATGAAGCCAATTACTTTCAAGCAGAAGTGTTCTTAAGAGAAGGTGGTCAAAATTATGATGTGATGGATTGGACGCAAGAAGATTTAATCCAAGACATTATTGATCAATATGAACGTCATCTATACTTCTTGAATATTGTGAGAGGGAGTACTCCTTAA
- a CDS encoding ion channel — MQSLKQFWGSFRLLPSAWLLLVQLALLILAMLTYGDSEYRALTWSLGVLALLIIAKVIRQTPVFTFWGLVFVSGAFLFSILIFIGYDNSKIQIIAYSFEALAYFYAAYGLLRYMFADRYLTKDELFAAGAVFTLIAWAFAFLYSICQLLLPHSFQNPNQPQDLQVWLDLLFLSFSLQSATGLSDLMPISPAARVLTMLQMFGGVMYLAVVVSRLIALQYIAHLPKQSSDKE; from the coding sequence ATGCAAAGCTTAAAACAATTTTGGGGCAGTTTTCGTTTATTACCTTCTGCATGGTTGTTGTTGGTGCAATTGGCTTTGTTAATTTTGGCGATGTTGACTTATGGAGATAGTGAATATCGTGCCTTAACTTGGTCACTAGGTGTTTTAGCTCTCTTAATTATTGCCAAGGTCATTCGCCAAACACCAGTATTCACATTTTGGGGCTTAGTCTTTGTCAGTGGTGCTTTTCTGTTTTCAATTTTAATTTTTATTGGCTATGACAATTCAAAAATCCAAATCATCGCTTATAGTTTTGAAGCATTAGCGTATTTTTATGCGGCTTATGGATTATTACGTTATATGTTTGCAGATCGTTATCTCACCAAAGATGAATTATTTGCTGCAGGTGCAGTTTTTACCCTCATCGCTTGGGCATTCGCCTTTTTATATAGTATTTGCCAGTTGCTTTTACCCCATAGTTTTCAAAACCCAAATCAGCCACAAGATTTACAAGTTTGGCTTGATTTATTATTTCTGAGTTTTAGTCTGCAATCAGCAACGGGTTTATCTGATTTGATGCCAATTAGCCCAGCCGCTAGAGTATTAACCATGCTACAAATGTTTGGTGGGGTGATGTATCTCGCTGTCGTGGTTTCTCGATTAATTGCATTACAATACATTGCCCATTTACCTAAGCAATCGAGCGATAAAGAATAA
- a CDS encoding TetR/AcrR family transcriptional regulator: MRKRPQQQRAKMIVESILEGTQKCISEYGVLQLTTPKISEKSGVSVGSIYQYFENKEQIVAELLLRKSENLGQALKQLVMLQQQTAIQDIITLSIAFGFESLKSDHGFFIEILKNWHAYSDSEAAQVLEQHFLEVGMYLFGRYYPHWDFETLKHKSFVIINSTLFTMMRYASKNTFLIEEQRLQQELSKMIVAFLDTV, from the coding sequence ATGAGAAAAAGACCCCAGCAGCAACGTGCAAAAATGATTGTCGAAAGTATTCTGGAGGGAACGCAAAAATGTATTTCTGAATATGGTGTATTACAATTAACAACACCTAAAATTTCTGAAAAATCAGGGGTAAGTGTCGGATCAATTTATCAATATTTTGAAAATAAAGAACAGATTGTTGCTGAACTATTGTTACGTAAAAGCGAAAATTTAGGGCAAGCACTAAAGCAGTTAGTGATGCTCCAACAACAAACAGCTATTCAAGACATCATCACATTAAGTATCGCTTTTGGTTTTGAATCATTGAAATCGGATCATGGTTTCTTTATCGAAATCTTAAAAAATTGGCATGCCTATAGTGATTCAGAAGCGGCACAAGTATTAGAGCAGCATTTCTTGGAAGTGGGTATGTACTTATTTGGACGTTATTACCCCCATTGGGATTTTGAGACTTTAAAACATAAGTCTTTTGTAATTATTAACAGTACTTTATTTACCATGATGCGTTATGCCAGTAAAAATACCTTTTTAATTGAAGAACAACGTTTGCAACAAGAACTCTCTAAAATGATTGTTGCCTTTTTAGATACGGTGTGA